The Mycolicibacterium smegmatis genome has a window encoding:
- a CDS encoding IS630-like element ISMsm5 family transposase yields MPSSTLVISSEDRVTLESWTRSSTVPAGRVERARIVLAVADGAGTSGAARQVGVSRPTVIKWRDRFAAFGIEGLDDEPRSGRPKTVDDAEILATTLEPPPESLAVTHWSSRLLGKHLGIGDATVARAWRRYGVKPWRRETFKFSTDPELEAKVRDVIGLYLNPPEKAVVLCVDEKSQIQALNRTQPILPLRPGLPEKATHDYQRNGTATLFAALEIATGKVTDRCYERHGKAEFLDFLKTVARAYPRRKLHVVCDNYHTHKHADINAWLVKNPRVTLHFTLTSGSWLNLVEVFFSIITRQAIRRGSFNSVKELIAAISAFIEGWNQRAHPFVWTKTADEILPHTRKQTSDARH; encoded by the coding sequence ATGCCGTCATCCACATTGGTGATCAGTTCTGAAGATCGTGTGACGTTGGAGTCGTGGACGCGGTCCTCGACGGTGCCTGCCGGCCGTGTTGAGCGGGCGCGGATCGTGCTGGCGGTGGCCGACGGTGCGGGGACCTCGGGTGCGGCGCGGCAGGTGGGGGTGTCGCGGCCGACGGTGATCAAGTGGCGGGATCGGTTCGCCGCGTTCGGCATTGAGGGGCTTGATGACGAACCACGCAGCGGCCGACCCAAGACGGTCGATGACGCCGAGATCCTGGCGACCACGCTCGAGCCGCCACCGGAATCGTTGGCCGTGACCCACTGGTCGAGTCGACTGCTCGGAAAGCACCTCGGGATCGGGGATGCCACGGTGGCCCGGGCGTGGCGACGCTACGGGGTCAAACCGTGGCGGCGCGAGACGTTCAAGTTCTCCACCGACCCTGAACTGGAGGCCAAGGTCCGTGACGTGATCGGCCTGTATCTGAACCCGCCAGAAAAGGCGGTCGTGTTGTGCGTGGACGAAAAGAGCCAGATTCAGGCACTCAACCGCACCCAGCCGATTTTGCCGTTGCGTCCGGGACTGCCGGAGAAGGCGACCCACGACTATCAGCGCAACGGCACCGCCACGTTGTTCGCCGCCTTGGAAATCGCAACCGGCAAAGTGACCGACCGCTGCTACGAGCGGCACGGCAAAGCCGAGTTCCTCGATTTCCTCAAGACGGTCGCCCGGGCCTACCCGCGCCGCAAACTGCATGTGGTGTGCGACAACTACCACACCCACAAACACGCTGACATCAATGCGTGGTTGGTCAAGAATCCCCGCGTGACACTGCATTTCACCCTGACCTCAGGCTCCTGGTTGAACCTGGTCGAGGTGTTCTTCTCGATCATCACCCGCCAAGCAATCCGCCGGGGCTCGTTCAACAGCGTTAAAGAACTCATCGCTGCCATCAGCGCCTTCATCGAGGGCTGGAACCAACGCGCCCACCCATTCGTGTGGACCAAGACCGCCGACGAAATCCTGCCCCACACTCGTAAACAAACTTCAGACGCGCGACACTAG
- a CDS encoding Lrp/AsnC family transcriptional regulator → MQDLVDETDLALLNALQVAPRGSWAILGRALDLDPATVARRWRRLQTEGYAWVTCGVGPPRHNTFCLAYIEIECVRGEFDAVQDAFVRQPEVVYIHHLTGPRGLLIVVARSSPTLISEYIRDTVEPMPGIRSYHAEIRTAGHVEPSRWRLRSLDQDQQRALEAGTEAEERAHDIRLEAVDQQIYQLLHEDGRMPFTTLAERAGVSEPTVRRRANRLLNSGILRLRCEVVQSVSGWPVSAVLWAATPPTHVESTVQSFAALPQVRLCCSLTGPRNLLLMVWLRSLDALPQLERTLYERAPELTIVDRAICLHTAKQLGRVLSREGRATAQVQTTLEAFPVL, encoded by the coding sequence ATGCAGGATCTCGTCGATGAAACCGACCTGGCGCTCCTCAATGCTCTGCAGGTGGCCCCGCGTGGATCGTGGGCGATCTTGGGCCGGGCGTTGGATCTGGATCCGGCCACGGTGGCGCGGCGCTGGAGGCGTCTGCAGACCGAGGGATACGCTTGGGTGACCTGCGGAGTCGGACCACCGCGACACAACACGTTCTGCCTGGCCTACATCGAGATCGAATGCGTACGTGGCGAGTTCGACGCCGTGCAGGATGCCTTTGTCCGACAGCCCGAGGTGGTCTACATCCACCACCTGACGGGACCGCGGGGCCTGCTCATCGTGGTGGCACGAAGCTCACCGACGCTGATCTCTGAGTACATCCGTGACACGGTCGAACCGATGCCCGGCATTCGCAGCTACCACGCCGAGATCCGCACAGCCGGCCACGTGGAGCCCAGCCGTTGGCGGCTGCGAAGCCTGGACCAGGACCAACAGCGCGCGTTGGAAGCCGGTACCGAAGCCGAGGAACGTGCCCACGATATCCGACTGGAAGCGGTCGACCAGCAGATCTACCAGCTGCTTCATGAGGACGGCCGAATGCCGTTCACCACGCTTGCCGAGCGCGCCGGCGTCAGCGAGCCGACGGTGCGCCGGCGCGCAAATCGCCTTCTGAACAGCGGAATCCTGAGGTTGCGTTGCGAAGTCGTGCAATCCGTCTCCGGTTGGCCGGTATCGGCGGTCTTGTGGGCCGCGACGCCTCCCACACACGTCGAGAGCACGGTGCAGTCGTTCGCCGCGCTGCCACAGGTTCGGTTGTGCTGCAGCCTGACCGGCCCGCGCAATCTTCTCCTGATGGTCTGGCTGCGCTCATTGGATGCCCTGCCGCAACTCGAGCGGACGCTGTACGAACGCGCGCCCGAGTTGACCATTGTCGATCGCGCCATCTGCCTGCACACGGCGAAACAACTCGGTCGCGTGCTGAGTCGAGAGGGGCGAGCCACCGCGCAGGTTCAGACCACCCTGGAAGCCTTTCCGGTGTTGTGA
- a CDS encoding Na+/H+ antiporter NhaC family protein has translation MAALGVSVVIGVAVDGPTMWGLLPLATYVVLALCGMDLVIATVVSVASALLVLLPTPAAAGEILGESLGDQVTMIGLIILLGAGLAEVLRATGVAGRIVQSVMRIAGDKSRTAVTLGMMLSCLILVAALGTLAGALAIAVPLLLPIAAKLGFTRSALTSTIFIGGCAGLAMAPFAGSNIAVMDAADVGYLQYVAYGAGPLAVLSLVVGLIVVPWMQRRTARENDYYRDDEIGTDDQLQHPHASRATVVFSVGLLTSVLYATLTSAETSFPLLALPVLAIITGLAGGLSPTLIAGRVYAGAAGLMNIFLLFWLLAVLFNAMNRIDPFGVVLDTYGSGLEHLGAFSFALIIALLGWVGVPGATAPQVVLLDKLFGELAGALGVSAGTWVVVLLFASKADTYGPFPNANMVGAMGLARSLSLRNILLTGWALLIPAVVMYIAIMFVETR, from the coding sequence GTGGCCGCCCTCGGGGTATCCGTGGTCATCGGCGTCGCCGTCGATGGCCCCACGATGTGGGGTCTTCTCCCGCTCGCCACTTACGTGGTTCTCGCGCTGTGTGGGATGGACCTCGTCATCGCCACGGTGGTGTCGGTGGCATCGGCGTTGTTGGTTCTGCTCCCGACACCGGCCGCCGCCGGGGAGATACTCGGGGAGTCCCTGGGCGACCAGGTGACCATGATCGGACTGATCATCCTGCTCGGTGCAGGACTGGCCGAGGTGCTACGAGCCACCGGTGTGGCTGGCCGAATAGTGCAATCTGTCATGCGCATTGCGGGCGACAAGAGCCGAACCGCGGTCACCTTGGGGATGATGCTCTCGTGCCTGATCCTGGTGGCGGCACTCGGCACGCTCGCCGGCGCACTCGCCATCGCGGTCCCGCTGCTGCTGCCGATCGCGGCGAAGCTGGGCTTCACGCGCTCAGCGCTGACGTCGACGATTTTCATCGGTGGATGCGCAGGACTGGCGATGGCACCATTCGCCGGCTCGAACATCGCTGTGATGGACGCCGCGGATGTCGGATACCTGCAATACGTGGCCTACGGCGCAGGCCCGCTGGCGGTGCTGTCCTTGGTCGTCGGGCTGATCGTGGTGCCGTGGATGCAGCGCCGCACCGCACGCGAGAACGACTACTACCGCGACGACGAGATCGGTACCGACGATCAGCTCCAGCACCCGCACGCATCGAGGGCCACGGTCGTGTTCTCGGTCGGTCTGCTCACCAGCGTGTTGTATGCCACCCTCACCTCGGCGGAAACCAGCTTTCCGCTACTCGCACTGCCGGTGCTCGCGATCATCACCGGGCTGGCCGGTGGTCTCTCGCCGACGCTGATCGCCGGTCGCGTCTACGCCGGCGCGGCCGGCCTGATGAACATCTTCCTGCTGTTCTGGTTGCTCGCGGTGCTCTTCAATGCGATGAATCGCATCGACCCATTCGGCGTGGTACTCGATACGTACGGAAGCGGACTCGAACACCTCGGCGCCTTCTCGTTCGCGTTGATCATCGCACTACTGGGTTGGGTGGGGGTGCCAGGAGCGACGGCGCCGCAGGTTGTCCTGCTGGACAAGTTGTTCGGCGAACTCGCCGGCGCGCTCGGCGTGAGTGCGGGAACCTGGGTGGTGGTCCTGCTGTTCGCTTCCAAGGCCGACACCTACGGTCCGTTCCCGAACGCCAACATGGTCGGCGCCATGGGTTTGGCCCGATCGCTGAGCTTGCGCAACATCCTGCTGACCGGGTGGGCACTGCTCATCCCCGCGGTGGTCATGTACATCGCCATCATGTTCGTCGAAACCCGCTGA
- a CDS encoding N-acyl-D-amino-acid deacylase family protein gives MNHAITHDIVITGGRVIDGTGRPAERADLAVTGDVITAIGMGPYQATTRIDATDRVVAPGFIDLHSHADFTVAGHPTAETAIAQGVTTLITGNCGQSTFPVRDQEEARLSTAFRDFPLSWEWTDAAGFGETVMAAGPAVNVGLQVGHNALRVAVMGQQDRAPDTRELREMCSLIEESAQHPGVVGFSTGLIYIPGLFAFTDELVALVSAAASCDLLYSTHMRSETSELVEAVEEAIGTAERSGARLEISHLKAMGPENWGAVDKALELIDAARARGVDVAADVYPYTASSTDLSSRVPRWAIDGGRPALLDRLADPVQRARIAEEMRARFGRDIDPEGVVIADLPPGEFDSYVGWSIARIGRDRGVDAAEVALDVLAAHAGSVTIVNHAMSEDDVRTVLAHPWVSVASDGWMLAPSGPGRPHPRSFGTFPRVLGRYVREQPTISLEEAIRKMTTLPASRIGITDRGSLTVGAAADIVVLDPHSIADTSTFDDPWQLARGVHTVLVNGTPTLLDGEFTKNHAGRLLQKRKPA, from the coding sequence ATGAATCACGCCATCACACATGACATCGTCATCACCGGCGGACGAGTGATCGACGGTACCGGTCGCCCGGCCGAACGGGCCGATCTCGCCGTGACAGGCGACGTCATCACCGCCATCGGGATGGGCCCGTACCAGGCCACCACCCGTATCGACGCCACCGATCGCGTCGTCGCGCCGGGATTCATCGATCTGCACTCCCACGCCGATTTCACCGTCGCCGGCCACCCGACTGCCGAAACCGCGATAGCACAGGGCGTGACGACGCTGATCACCGGCAACTGCGGCCAGTCGACGTTTCCGGTGCGCGACCAGGAAGAGGCTCGACTCTCCACGGCTTTTCGCGATTTCCCGCTGAGCTGGGAGTGGACCGATGCGGCAGGCTTCGGCGAGACCGTGATGGCCGCGGGTCCCGCGGTGAACGTGGGTCTGCAGGTCGGGCACAACGCACTGCGTGTCGCCGTGATGGGGCAGCAGGACCGTGCCCCCGACACTCGCGAACTGCGCGAAATGTGTTCCTTGATCGAGGAATCGGCGCAACACCCCGGCGTGGTCGGTTTCTCCACCGGGCTGATCTACATTCCGGGTTTGTTCGCGTTCACGGATGAGCTCGTCGCGTTGGTCTCCGCGGCCGCCTCGTGCGATCTGCTCTACTCGACACACATGCGCAGCGAGACATCGGAACTCGTCGAGGCGGTCGAGGAGGCGATCGGTACCGCCGAGCGCTCGGGTGCGCGGTTGGAGATCTCTCACCTCAAAGCCATGGGCCCGGAGAACTGGGGAGCGGTCGACAAAGCGCTCGAGCTGATCGACGCGGCCCGCGCGCGGGGCGTGGATGTGGCGGCTGACGTCTACCCCTACACCGCGTCCAGTACGGACCTCTCCTCTCGCGTACCCAGATGGGCCATCGACGGTGGCCGCCCGGCTCTGCTGGACCGATTGGCGGACCCGGTGCAGCGCGCACGCATCGCCGAGGAGATGCGAGCTCGGTTCGGGCGCGATATCGACCCGGAGGGCGTCGTCATCGCCGACCTGCCGCCGGGAGAGTTCGATAGCTATGTGGGGTGGTCGATCGCGCGGATAGGGCGGGATCGAGGTGTGGACGCCGCCGAGGTGGCCCTCGACGTACTTGCCGCGCACGCGGGTTCGGTGACCATCGTCAACCATGCGATGAGCGAAGACGATGTGCGTACCGTCCTGGCTCATCCATGGGTTTCGGTGGCCAGCGACGGCTGGATGCTCGCCCCCTCCGGTCCCGGTCGGCCGCACCCACGCAGCTTCGGCACCTTCCCACGAGTGCTCGGTCGCTATGTGCGCGAGCAGCCGACCATTTCACTGGAAGAGGCGATCCGCAAAATGACCACGTTGCCCGCATCCCGGATCGGCATCACCGACCGTGGCTCGTTGACCGTCGGCGCGGCCGCCGACATCGTGGTGCTCGATCCCCATTCGATCGCGGACACGTCCACTTTCGACGATCCGTGGCAGCTTGCCCGAGGTGTCCACACCGTACTGGTCAACGGCACACCTACATTGCTGGACGGCGAATTCACCAAGAATCACGCGGGCAGGCTCCTGCAGAAGCGGAAGCCGGCGTGA
- a CDS encoding serine/threonine-protein kinase, which translates to MALSQGAKIAGYTVERMLGSGGMGEVYLAQHPRLPRHDALKVLRANISADPAYVERFNKEADLAAKLWHPHIVGIHDRGKHRNRLWISMDFVDGTDASRLLHDRYPDGMPVPEVLDIVKAVAAALDYAHGRGLLHRDVKPANILISDGDHGERRILLGDFGVARDLGDSAGNGLTATNMTVGTAAYAAPEQLMGLELDGRADQYSLAATAYHLLTGGPLFENSNPAVVIGQHLNAPPPALGDSRPELAPLDAALSRALAKNPDDRFATCTDFANALEHPQNHAATMTAPVPSPNDVPTMLAPVAVPYPSGPAAPPPPNGSRYRRVALAAAAAAVVVAVVAAAALLIKPTEEAPSAEPFSIAGTLQLPPDVVKTNGLPSGFMCAGTSDYGDIGPETPITVENESGELLAKGAIESSSKGGNGCFLKFRVDDVPSGARFYRVHVAQRAEMSYTEEEAKAGIQFLLGTVHDEPTPTTTAPPAKASPPPTATRTVTVTPKAEDTSLQRLRALANNDRPYVAAILADQWVPQISSKRAGLVADGVTWDNARILDQHMRMRATYPDVRLLWSGDWSTYDGRDFWVTIVGLTSDNPGEILAWCSSAGFDRDNCAAKVVSTWRPIAGSTKYN; encoded by the coding sequence ATGGCGTTGTCGCAGGGGGCGAAAATCGCCGGCTACACGGTTGAGCGGATGCTTGGCTCCGGGGGAATGGGTGAGGTGTATCTCGCCCAGCATCCGAGGTTGCCCAGGCATGACGCGCTCAAGGTGCTGCGTGCCAACATCTCGGCCGATCCCGCCTATGTCGAGCGATTCAACAAGGAAGCCGACCTGGCGGCGAAACTATGGCACCCGCATATCGTGGGCATCCACGATCGAGGCAAGCACCGGAACCGGTTGTGGATCTCGATGGACTTCGTCGACGGAACCGACGCGAGCCGCCTGCTGCATGACCGGTACCCGGATGGCATGCCGGTCCCCGAGGTTCTCGACATCGTCAAGGCGGTCGCGGCGGCGCTGGACTATGCGCACGGTCGGGGTCTGCTGCATCGCGACGTGAAGCCGGCCAACATCCTGATCTCCGACGGTGACCACGGAGAGCGACGAATCCTGCTCGGCGACTTCGGGGTTGCAAGAGATCTGGGCGACAGCGCGGGCAACGGCCTGACCGCGACGAACATGACCGTCGGAACCGCGGCGTACGCGGCACCGGAACAGTTGATGGGGCTGGAACTCGACGGTCGGGCCGATCAGTACTCGCTGGCGGCGACGGCATATCATCTGCTGACCGGCGGGCCGCTGTTCGAGAACTCCAACCCGGCGGTCGTGATCGGTCAGCACCTCAACGCACCGCCACCGGCGCTCGGCGACTCGCGACCGGAACTCGCCCCGCTGGATGCGGCGCTGTCTCGCGCGCTGGCCAAGAACCCGGACGACCGGTTCGCGACGTGCACGGACTTCGCGAACGCTCTCGAGCACCCCCAGAACCACGCGGCGACGATGACCGCGCCCGTACCCAGCCCCAACGACGTGCCGACCATGCTCGCTCCGGTGGCCGTGCCATACCCGAGCGGCCCCGCGGCCCCGCCACCACCGAATGGTTCGCGATACCGGCGTGTGGCGTTGGCCGCGGCAGCCGCCGCAGTCGTGGTTGCGGTGGTCGCGGCTGCGGCTCTTCTCATCAAGCCAACCGAAGAGGCGCCGTCCGCCGAGCCGTTCAGCATTGCGGGAACACTGCAGTTGCCGCCCGACGTGGTCAAAACCAACGGTCTGCCAAGCGGTTTCATGTGCGCCGGGACGAGCGACTACGGCGACATCGGCCCCGAGACGCCGATCACCGTGGAAAACGAGTCCGGCGAGTTGCTCGCCAAGGGCGCCATCGAGAGCAGTAGCAAGGGCGGTAACGGCTGCTTCCTCAAGTTCCGGGTCGACGACGTGCCGAGCGGTGCTCGCTTCTACCGTGTGCACGTGGCGCAGCGCGCCGAGATGAGCTACACCGAGGAGGAAGCCAAAGCCGGAATCCAGTTCCTGCTCGGCACCGTTCACGACGAACCGACACCCACGACCACGGCCCCACCGGCCAAGGCATCACCGCCGCCCACCGCCACCCGCACGGTGACGGTCACGCCCAAAGCCGAGGACACCAGCCTTCAACGCCTGCGCGCCCTGGCCAACAACGACCGTCCCTACGTCGCCGCGATCCTCGCCGATCAGTGGGTGCCCCAGATCAGTTCCAAGCGTGCGGGTCTGGTCGCCGACGGGGTGACGTGGGACAACGCCAGAATTCTCGACCAGCACATGCGGATGCGAGCGACCTACCCGGATGTTCGCCTCCTGTGGTCAGGGGACTGGTCGACCTACGACGGGCGAGATTTCTGGGTGACCATCGTCGGTCTGACATCGGATAACCCCGGCGAAATCCTCGCGTGGTGCAGCAGCGCGGGATTCGACAGGGACAACTGCGCCGCGAAAGTCGTCAGCACGTGGCGGCCCATCGCCGGCAGCACCAAGTACAACTGA
- a CDS encoding M23 family metallopeptidase — MAAMTRRLRALPALLIFVVTACTSPPAPVEQPTAAGQLTPMLVEVLSTPRWFTGTDGRTHLAYELLLTNVAPAEVNVAALEVRDADSGATLMSLSDDALREAMSLAASPSPPTTAVPSSAMTVVWLDVPSSGPPAAALTHRLTIDPPQGVTLDAVAWTFTTDPVYVDRRPPVVLGPPLAGPRWIALGSCCDGPHRRATYPIDGRWYIAQRYAIDFNLLDAQNRPGIGDPVLPNSFPTFGQPVYAVADGVIAMADDGRPDLRVGQARDEPTPQDAGGNRVAIDIGDGHYAIYAHLREGSIKVRANDRVRRGDHIADVGSSGTTGGPHLHFQVNDRPSVVYADGLPYVFDSFDVTGRTPPLEEVLPYYDTLEPIPVSTADTGRRDDQLPLGRDVLTFPAADG; from the coding sequence ATGGCCGCCATGACGCGGCGCCTGCGGGCGCTGCCGGCACTGCTGATCTTCGTGGTGACCGCATGCACGTCGCCTCCTGCACCGGTCGAGCAACCGACTGCCGCCGGCCAACTGACTCCCATGCTCGTCGAGGTCCTGTCGACACCACGGTGGTTCACCGGGACCGACGGCCGCACGCACCTCGCCTACGAGTTGCTGCTGACCAATGTCGCGCCCGCGGAGGTGAACGTCGCAGCGCTCGAGGTCCGCGACGCCGATTCGGGTGCGACGCTGATGTCGCTGTCGGATGATGCGCTGCGCGAAGCGATGTCGCTTGCGGCGTCGCCGTCCCCTCCGACCACGGCCGTTCCGTCGTCGGCCATGACCGTGGTGTGGCTCGACGTCCCGTCGAGCGGTCCGCCCGCGGCGGCGCTGACGCACCGACTGACCATCGACCCGCCCCAAGGGGTGACGCTGGACGCGGTGGCGTGGACGTTCACCACCGACCCGGTGTACGTGGACCGACGTCCACCCGTCGTGCTGGGCCCGCCGCTCGCCGGTCCACGGTGGATCGCCCTCGGCAGTTGTTGCGACGGGCCGCACCGGCGGGCAACGTATCCCATCGACGGGCGCTGGTACATCGCGCAGCGCTATGCGATCGACTTCAACCTGTTGGACGCGCAGAATCGGCCCGGCATCGGAGATCCTGTGCTTCCCAACAGCTTTCCCACCTTCGGCCAACCGGTGTACGCGGTGGCCGACGGTGTGATCGCGATGGCCGATGACGGACGCCCCGACCTGCGCGTCGGGCAGGCGCGTGATGAGCCGACCCCGCAGGATGCCGGCGGCAACCGCGTGGCGATCGACATCGGGGACGGGCACTACGCGATCTACGCGCACCTGCGCGAGGGCAGCATCAAGGTGCGTGCGAACGACCGGGTCCGGCGCGGTGACCACATCGCCGACGTCGGCAGTTCCGGCACCACCGGTGGTCCGCATCTGCACTTCCAGGTCAACGACCGGCCGTCGGTCGTTTACGCGGACGGGCTGCCGTACGTCTTCGACAGCTTCGACGTCACCGGCAGGACCCCACCCCTCGAGGAGGTCCTGCCCTACTACGACACGCTCGAACCGATTCCGGTCAGCACGGCCGACACCGGTCGGCGCGACGACCAGCTACCGCTGGGACGTGACGTGCTCACGTTTCCTGCGGCTGACGGTTAA
- a CDS encoding TROVE domain-containing protein, translating to MDILKTIRLRQTPQAPAATPGQVRNAAGGYTFPVDDWARVHRFLTLGTDGGTYYTADRELTRDNAEVVLRVAATDPVGLVNRIVEVSDAGRAPKANPALFALAIAASSEDVDGRRAALAALPRVARTATHLFLFAGYVEQFRGWGPTLRRAVSRWYTERPVDALAYQLVKYRQRGGWSHRDMLRLARPSGVVHPARRMAFNWAAGKGLGDYAEAPARLTDAELKVGQRTAVRPPVRAEVVPDELAIIADFEDAQAASTAARWIEIIDRGHGLSWEMLPDAALAQPAVWEALIDRGIPQTALMRQLPRLTRLGVLSGAVGDTVAEQLADRDRLVKARVHPVNVLVAQRTYARGRGARGQGVWTPVAKIADALDAAFYAAYGAVRPAYKRTLLALDVSGSMTSPVSGLPISCREAAAALALVTAATEPAHRIIGFTAGRGGHAQRAVSELDISPRRRLDDVCRYTADLPFGATDCALPMMWALRRGVKVDTFHIYTDNETWYGNIHPHQALAEYRHKMGIDARLVVVAMTSSHNSIADPADPRQLDISGFDSAVPTLLADFSRGDI from the coding sequence GTGGACATCCTCAAGACCATTCGCCTGCGTCAGACGCCGCAGGCCCCGGCCGCAACGCCGGGGCAGGTGCGCAACGCGGCGGGCGGGTACACCTTTCCGGTCGATGACTGGGCCCGGGTACACCGCTTCCTGACGCTGGGCACCGACGGCGGCACGTACTACACGGCCGACCGTGAGCTCACGCGCGACAACGCCGAGGTCGTACTGCGTGTTGCCGCAACCGATCCCGTCGGTCTGGTGAACCGGATCGTCGAGGTGTCGGACGCCGGTCGCGCGCCGAAGGCCAACCCGGCGCTGTTCGCGCTGGCCATCGCCGCCTCATCGGAGGACGTCGACGGCCGGCGTGCCGCGCTGGCCGCGCTGCCCCGGGTCGCCCGCACGGCCACCCACCTGTTCCTGTTCGCCGGTTACGTCGAGCAGTTCCGCGGGTGGGGGCCGACGCTGCGTCGCGCCGTATCCCGTTGGTACACCGAGCGTCCCGTCGATGCGCTGGCCTACCAGCTGGTGAAGTACCGGCAGCGTGGCGGGTGGAGCCACCGCGACATGCTGCGGCTGGCCCGCCCGTCCGGTGTCGTCCATCCGGCCCGGCGCATGGCGTTCAACTGGGCGGCAGGAAAGGGTCTGGGCGACTACGCCGAGGCGCCTGCCCGGCTCACCGACGCCGAGCTGAAGGTGGGACAGCGCACCGCTGTCCGGCCGCCGGTGCGCGCCGAGGTGGTGCCCGACGAGCTCGCGATCATCGCCGACTTCGAGGACGCCCAGGCGGCCTCGACCGCCGCGCGGTGGATCGAGATCATCGACCGTGGCCACGGGCTGTCGTGGGAGATGCTGCCCGACGCGGCGCTGGCGCAACCGGCGGTGTGGGAGGCGCTGATCGACCGCGGCATACCGCAGACTGCGCTGATGCGTCAGCTGCCCCGCCTGACCCGGCTGGGTGTGCTCTCAGGTGCCGTCGGGGACACAGTCGCCGAGCAGCTCGCCGACCGTGACCGGCTGGTCAAGGCCCGCGTGCACCCGGTGAATGTCCTTGTGGCGCAGCGTACCTACGCTCGCGGCCGCGGTGCCCGCGGCCAGGGGGTGTGGACGCCCGTCGCGAAGATCGCCGATGCGCTGGACGCCGCGTTCTACGCGGCCTACGGTGCGGTGCGTCCGGCGTACAAGCGCACGCTGCTGGCGCTCGACGTGTCGGGGTCGATGACCTCGCCGGTGTCGGGTCTTCCGATCTCGTGTCGGGAGGCAGCGGCGGCACTGGCGCTGGTGACGGCGGCGACCGAGCCTGCGCACCGCATCATCGGGTTCACCGCGGGCCGCGGTGGCCACGCCCAGCGAGCGGTGAGCGAGCTGGACATCAGCCCGCGCCGACGGCTCGACGACGTGTGCCGCTACACGGCGGACCTGCCGTTCGGTGCCACCGACTGCGCGCTGCCGATGATGTGGGCGCTGCGGCGCGGGGTGAAGGTGGACACGTTCCACATCTACACCGACAACGAGACCTGGTACGGAAACATCCATCCGCACCAGGCGCTGGCCGAGTACCGGCACAAGATGGGCATCGATGCGCGACTGGTCGTCGTTGCGATGACCTCGTCGCACAACTCGATCGCCGATCCGGCCGATCCGCGCCAGCTCGACATCTCCGGGTTCGACTCGGCGGTGCCGACTCTGCTCGCCGATTTCTCACGCGGCGACATCTAG